One Mycolicibacterium goodii genomic region harbors:
- a CDS encoding cysteine hydrolase produces MTSTVERANRITPLEPVELDPKALGFPPSNVASIPPPAPHWEELDFREILSRPAAFLSISQSNSLYKPGGVQYAEGHAFRGSLEATVKAVKAARNAENFTSFNWIGFSVFRDDYPKTDFDRVQYNAWTGHIDATPEQIAWDNELVGELRELVQPGDNELFEKALQTAFVGTDLPGTLFRQKIEVVVLTGIHLDWCIEGNARAARDHGLLPIVIGDATGAVHPDHERAAFERINNFFAPVITSDQFVEWLSS; encoded by the coding sequence GTGACAAGCACTGTGGAGCGCGCCAACCGGATCACGCCGTTGGAACCGGTCGAGCTCGACCCGAAAGCCCTCGGCTTTCCGCCAAGCAACGTCGCGTCGATCCCGCCGCCGGCCCCACACTGGGAGGAGCTCGACTTCCGCGAGATCCTCTCGCGCCCAGCGGCATTCCTGTCGATCAGCCAATCGAACTCGCTGTACAAGCCGGGAGGTGTGCAGTACGCCGAAGGCCACGCCTTCCGCGGCAGCCTGGAGGCCACCGTCAAGGCCGTCAAGGCCGCCCGCAACGCGGAGAACTTCACGTCGTTCAACTGGATCGGCTTCTCGGTGTTCCGGGACGACTACCCGAAAACCGATTTCGACCGCGTGCAGTACAACGCCTGGACCGGACACATCGACGCGACGCCAGAGCAGATCGCCTGGGACAACGAGCTTGTCGGCGAGCTTCGGGAACTTGTGCAGCCGGGCGACAACGAGTTGTTCGAGAAGGCGTTGCAGACGGCGTTCGTCGGGACCGATCTGCCGGGCACCTTGTTCCGTCAGAAGATCGAGGTCGTGGTGCTCACGGGCATCCACCTCGACTGGTGCATCGAGGGCAACGCCCGCGCGGCCCGTGACCACGGCCTGCTGCCGATCGTCATCGGCGACGCCACCGGTGCGGTTCACCCCGACCACGAACGGGCGGCGTTCGAGCGGATCAACAACTTCTTCGCACCGGTGATCACCTCGGATCAGTTCGTGGAGTGGCTCAGCAGCTGA
- a CDS encoding acyl-CoA dehydrogenase family protein, with protein sequence MTGIATEPLTYGSQRLAELIEKIGEGSLERERTGERPFAVIDLIKHSGLGALRIPRADGGGGATLRELFATVIAIAAVDVNVAHILRGHFAHIEERLRLEGEARQKGIDLALSGKLIGNASTEIGSTPAGGFTWQTKLTRDGDNYVLNGKKFFTTGTLYSDYAEVLASDPDGASVIALVPTDHPGVTVLDDWDGMGQRATGTGTAIFENVPVPADEVMQFAPPGADDEEQSLYHSGAFFQLYVTALEVGVIHALRRDAVEHVHSRARSFAWAPNPVPADDPLLQREIGEIAAAAYAGESTVLAAADALARAYQADIDGTDADLKLAHEASLRAAQAKIVVDALAQKAASQIFDVGGASIVRQAYLLDRHWRNIRTLASHNPSSYKAQAVGAYFTRGTKLPGSGYF encoded by the coding sequence ATGACGGGCATCGCCACCGAACCATTGACCTACGGGTCGCAGCGGCTGGCCGAGCTGATCGAGAAGATCGGCGAGGGTTCCCTGGAGCGCGAACGCACCGGCGAACGGCCGTTCGCGGTCATCGATCTGATCAAGCATTCGGGTCTCGGCGCGCTGCGGATTCCGCGCGCCGACGGCGGCGGCGGCGCGACGTTGCGCGAACTGTTCGCGACGGTGATCGCGATCGCGGCGGTCGACGTCAACGTCGCGCACATCCTGCGCGGGCACTTCGCGCACATCGAGGAGCGGCTGCGCCTCGAGGGTGAGGCGCGACAGAAGGGCATCGATCTGGCGTTGAGCGGCAAGCTGATCGGTAATGCGTCCACCGAGATCGGCTCCACCCCGGCCGGTGGGTTCACGTGGCAGACCAAGCTCACTCGAGACGGTGACAACTACGTGCTCAACGGCAAAAAGTTCTTCACCACCGGCACGCTGTACTCCGATTACGCCGAGGTGCTGGCCAGTGATCCCGACGGCGCGTCGGTGATTGCGCTGGTGCCCACCGACCATCCGGGCGTGACAGTGCTCGACGACTGGGACGGTATGGGGCAGCGTGCCACCGGCACCGGCACCGCGATCTTCGAGAATGTGCCGGTGCCCGCCGACGAGGTGATGCAATTCGCGCCGCCCGGCGCCGACGACGAAGAGCAGTCGCTGTACCACTCCGGCGCGTTCTTCCAGCTGTACGTCACGGCTCTGGAGGTCGGCGTGATCCACGCGCTGCGCCGCGACGCGGTCGAGCACGTTCATTCGCGGGCCCGCAGCTTCGCGTGGGCGCCGAACCCGGTGCCTGCCGACGACCCGTTGCTGCAACGTGAGATCGGTGAGATCGCCGCCGCGGCGTACGCGGGCGAGTCCACTGTGCTGGCCGCCGCCGACGCGCTGGCGCGGGCCTACCAGGCCGACATCGACGGGACCGACGCGGACCTGAAATTGGCGCACGAGGCGTCGTTGCGGGCCGCGCAGGCCAAGATCGTCGTCGACGCGCTGGCGCAGAAGGCCGCGTCACAGATCTTCGATGTCGGTGGCGCGTCGATCGTGCGGCAGGCGTACCTGCTCGATCGGCATTGGCGCAACATCCGCACACTGGCGTCGCACAATCCGTCGTCGTACAAGGCGCAGGCCGTTGGCGCCTACTTCACGCGCGGCACCAAGCTGCCGGGGAGCGGATACTTCTGA